The following coding sequences are from one Halorubrum sp. BOL3-1 window:
- a CDS encoding EamA family transporter — MDATATTYLPYALLAMGAYALVSPLMRVATTGPNAIPSDVAVVVSNALLIAMAVTVIAYTGQGFTTHLASPKLAHVLAAGFFLGVGILALYRSLSLGPVSVVTPIFAMFLVFSSVIGFLFLGESFTLRKGLGIAFAAAAVYLVSGT, encoded by the coding sequence ATGGACGCTACGGCCACGACGTATCTCCCGTACGCGCTGCTCGCCATGGGCGCATACGCGCTCGTCTCCCCGCTGATGCGCGTCGCAACGACCGGGCCAAACGCGATCCCGAGCGACGTCGCCGTCGTCGTGTCGAACGCTCTGCTCATCGCCATGGCTGTCACCGTGATCGCGTACACCGGACAGGGGTTCACGACGCACCTCGCCTCCCCGAAGTTGGCGCACGTCCTCGCGGCGGGCTTCTTCCTCGGGGTCGGGATCCTCGCGCTGTACCGGTCGCTCTCCTTGGGTCCCGTGAGCGTCGTGACGCCCATCTTCGCGATGTTCCTCGTCTTCTCGTCGGTGATCGGCTTCCTCTTTTTAGGCGAGTCGTTCACCCTTCGGAAGGGACTCGGAATCGCCTTCGCCGCCGCGGCGGTGTACCTCGTGTCGGGGACGTAA
- a CDS encoding amino acid permease → MTLGGGTMIGAGIFILPGIAAEGAGPASSISFAIAGFVALLAALSLAELATGMPIAGGSYHYVNRGLGSLFGSVVGWGMWTGLMFASAFYMIGFGQYIVEPIPGLNGRTLIVAFGLLGLMLITGVNYYGTEESSGAQNVMIGTELAIVLVYTGLGLFFIDTANLADFAPTGAGGVLATTGTVFVTFLGFEIIATVAGEVKKPGKLIPLTMVLSVVSVTLLYVVVMLVSTGVIPYQQLGGSLVPVSEVAVVYMGSAGVVAIVFAAVIAAISSSNSSILAASRVIFAMGRDGLMSDWLNVTHDRFDTPHRAILATGGVTGLLVALGLEVEAIVALLAEVASFSFLVSYALVHVSLVVFRRADPPEYDPDFAVPGPLYPAVPILGVVMTGVVIWQMDRVVQLVGIGVVALGVVWYAAYARGDAMESGFLDEALNRGPSSAYTVVVPVSNPDTQRGLIRLAAASARENADDDAVPTLVATNVLRVAGDPDRQNVAAARLDHQRELLAATEEIATEMDVRLETRAVVAPDVGDAILDAVRDADADHAVLGWKGSFTGGPFGFGSNVDPVLAAAPCDVTLAGLGASPSGGTVALVGDGPNAPVAARRAVEFASADGGRPTLLNVRPAADDADADPVERGEAAIAAVGERAGLDPDEYDARVVVDGDVETALLDATVGRGLVCLGLSDRDEVDSGARRALAERAAERTDGDVAVASAGDDGGPETDA, encoded by the coding sequence ATGACGCTCGGGGGCGGCACGATGATCGGTGCCGGCATCTTCATCCTCCCCGGAATCGCGGCCGAGGGCGCCGGGCCGGCGAGCTCGATCTCCTTCGCTATCGCGGGGTTCGTCGCGCTCTTGGCCGCGCTCTCGCTCGCGGAGCTCGCGACCGGGATGCCGATCGCCGGCGGGAGCTACCACTACGTGAACCGCGGGCTCGGGAGCCTCTTCGGAAGCGTCGTCGGCTGGGGGATGTGGACCGGGCTGATGTTCGCGAGCGCCTTCTACATGATCGGGTTCGGCCAGTACATCGTCGAGCCGATCCCAGGCCTGAACGGCCGGACGCTCATCGTCGCCTTCGGACTCCTCGGGCTGATGCTCATCACCGGCGTGAACTACTACGGCACCGAGGAGTCGAGCGGCGCGCAGAACGTGATGATCGGGACGGAGCTTGCGATCGTCCTCGTGTACACCGGTCTCGGGCTGTTCTTCATCGACACCGCGAACCTCGCCGACTTCGCACCGACGGGCGCCGGCGGCGTCCTCGCCACCACCGGCACCGTTTTCGTCACCTTCCTCGGCTTCGAGATCATCGCGACCGTCGCCGGCGAGGTGAAAAAGCCCGGGAAGCTGATCCCGCTGACGATGGTGCTGTCCGTCGTGTCGGTCACGCTCCTGTACGTCGTCGTGATGCTCGTCTCGACCGGCGTGATCCCGTACCAGCAGCTCGGCGGATCGCTCGTCCCGGTCTCGGAGGTTGCGGTCGTGTACATGGGGTCAGCCGGCGTCGTCGCGATCGTGTTCGCGGCGGTGATCGCGGCCATCTCCAGCTCCAACTCCTCCATCCTCGCGGCGTCGCGCGTGATCTTCGCGATGGGCCGCGACGGGCTGATGAGCGACTGGCTGAACGTCACCCACGACCGGTTCGACACCCCGCACCGCGCCATCCTCGCGACGGGCGGCGTGACGGGCCTCCTCGTCGCGCTCGGACTGGAAGTCGAGGCGATCGTCGCGCTGCTCGCCGAGGTGGCGAGCTTCAGCTTCCTCGTGTCGTACGCGCTCGTCCACGTCTCGCTCGTCGTCTTCCGCCGGGCCGACCCGCCGGAGTACGACCCCGACTTCGCGGTCCCCGGTCCTCTGTATCCCGCCGTACCGATCCTCGGCGTCGTCATGACCGGCGTCGTGATCTGGCAGATGGATCGGGTCGTCCAGCTCGTCGGCATCGGCGTCGTCGCGCTCGGCGTCGTCTGGTACGCGGCCTACGCCCGCGGCGACGCGATGGAGTCCGGGTTCCTCGACGAGGCCCTCAACCGCGGGCCGTCGTCGGCGTACACCGTCGTCGTCCCCGTCTCGAACCCCGACACCCAGCGGGGACTCATCCGACTGGCGGCGGCGAGCGCCCGCGAGAACGCCGACGACGACGCCGTCCCGACGCTCGTGGCGACGAACGTGCTGCGGGTCGCCGGCGATCCCGACCGGCAGAACGTCGCGGCCGCCCGGCTGGACCACCAGCGGGAGCTGCTGGCGGCGACCGAGGAGATCGCGACGGAGATGGACGTGCGTCTGGAGACCCGGGCCGTCGTCGCCCCCGATGTCGGCGACGCGATCCTCGACGCGGTGCGCGACGCGGACGCCGACCACGCGGTGTTGGGCTGGAAGGGGTCGTTCACCGGCGGGCCGTTCGGGTTCGGCTCGAACGTCGACCCGGTGCTCGCCGCCGCGCCGTGCGACGTGACGCTCGCCGGTCTCGGCGCGTCGCCGTCGGGCGGCACGGTCGCGCTCGTCGGCGACGGGCCGAACGCCCCGGTCGCGGCGAGGCGGGCGGTCGAGTTCGCGTCCGCGGACGGCGGGCGACCGACGCTCCTCAACGTCCGGCCGGCGGCCGACGACGCGGACGCCGACCCCGTCGAGCGCGGCGAGGCGGCGATCGCCGCGGTCGGGGAGCGCGCGGGACTCGATCCGGACGAGTACGACGCCCGCGTGGTCGTCGACGGCGACGTGGAGACCGCCCTGCTCGACGCGACCGTCGGCCGAGGACTCGTCTGCCTCGGGCTGAGCGACCGGGACGAGGTCGATAGCGGAGCGCGACGGGCGCTCGCGGAGCGCGCCGCGGAGCGGACGGACGGCGATGTGGCGGTGGCGAGCGCGGGCGACGACGGCGGCCCGGAGACCGACGCGTGA
- a CDS encoding universal stress protein, translating into MIEPDGRETLVWPTDLTDPTPPPDGLVDLLATHRLVVLGYYPVPDQSTPEQLRADREDEAAGAVASVADAVRERGVDVEETVVFTRDHEETIDRVAAEHGADAVLTPGTVHESITRVFVPVRGDGNLDRIVSFVAGLVTGSDAGVTLYNVTGSEDAASTGEFLLRGAADRLAEEGIDRDRVDWTVERGGDPVGSILGAATDHDLLVIGESEPSLRERILGNAAGELVDAATQPVAVVRDA; encoded by the coding sequence ATGATCGAACCCGACGGCCGTGAGACGCTCGTGTGGCCGACGGACCTCACGGACCCGACGCCCCCGCCGGACGGCCTCGTCGACCTCCTGGCGACCCACCGACTGGTCGTCTTAGGGTACTATCCGGTCCCGGACCAGTCGACGCCCGAACAGCTCCGCGCCGACCGGGAGGACGAGGCGGCCGGGGCGGTCGCGTCCGTCGCCGACGCGGTTCGCGAGCGCGGCGTCGACGTCGAGGAGACCGTCGTGTTCACGCGGGACCACGAGGAGACGATCGACCGGGTCGCGGCCGAACACGGCGCCGACGCGGTGCTCACGCCCGGGACGGTCCACGAGTCGATCACGCGCGTGTTCGTTCCGGTCCGCGGCGACGGGAACCTCGACCGGATCGTCTCGTTCGTCGCCGGACTCGTGACGGGGAGCGACGCCGGGGTGACGCTGTACAACGTTACCGGCTCCGAGGACGCCGCCTCGACCGGCGAGTTCCTCCTCCGGGGAGCGGCCGACCGCCTCGCGGAGGAGGGAATCGATCGCGACCGGGTCGACTGGACCGTGGAGCGCGGCGGCGACCCGGTCGGAAGCATCCTCGGAGCCGCGACGGACCACGACCTCCTCGTGATCGGAGAGTCGGAGCCGTCGCTGCGCGAGCGGATCCTCGGCAACGCCGCCGGGGAACTCGTCGACGCCGCGACCCAGCCGGTGGCGGTGGTCCGCGACGCCTGA
- a CDS encoding MATE family efflux transporter, with the protein MSNLPNPFRALILYIGFTLARAGLIDRHRVVRTTDLAWPRIVTGIARMSKNAVDVAMVGVAVGTSAVAGVGFAGPYWGLAFAFGGGVAGGTIALVSQRFSAEAFVELGDAVRSSVLLAVAITVPVSAAFWTHAPAFIDVLSSNERAIAYGADYLRVVGLGVPFAALNLVGSRVLVGCDDAYTAMQVRAGGAVANIVLSALFIFGFGWGVEGAATGTVLSNVLAVAGFTLGLVRGSAPLIGEFPVEIDPTGTYVNPDMLRDLVEIGVPVGARNLVWTAAEFPMLAILDVFGENTVAAFVIARRIWGIMNAPGWGFGLASSSLVGQELGVERPDEAEAYARDIIRFSAATYAVSAVLIAVFATQIVSLFAQSPNSPEIPIAVNLVYAACAAVIFQGVSGGAAGPLDAAGDTKIPFASQFLGMFCVSIPLAYVGAHDATPGITVPEILTVPAVEVPLVGVTIQATEIPFVGFTVPEVALPAIGLWGLYLAFMAETTIPATINYLRFRSGKWKKISEAYRPEQTADD; encoded by the coding sequence CTGTCGAACCTTCCGAACCCCTTCCGCGCGCTCATCCTCTATATCGGGTTCACCCTCGCGCGGGCCGGACTGATCGACCGCCACCGCGTGGTCCGGACCACCGACCTCGCGTGGCCGCGGATCGTCACGGGAATCGCGCGGATGTCGAAGAACGCGGTCGACGTCGCGATGGTCGGCGTCGCGGTGGGCACGAGCGCCGTCGCCGGCGTCGGGTTCGCGGGTCCCTACTGGGGACTCGCGTTCGCGTTCGGCGGCGGCGTCGCCGGCGGCACCATCGCCCTCGTCTCCCAGCGGTTCAGCGCCGAGGCGTTCGTCGAACTCGGGGACGCGGTCCGGTCGAGCGTCCTCCTCGCGGTCGCGATCACCGTCCCGGTCAGCGCGGCGTTCTGGACGCACGCGCCGGCGTTCATCGACGTCCTGAGCAGCAACGAGCGAGCGATCGCCTACGGCGCCGACTACCTCCGCGTGGTCGGTCTCGGCGTCCCGTTCGCCGCGCTCAACCTCGTCGGCAGCCGCGTGCTGGTCGGCTGCGACGACGCCTACACCGCGATGCAGGTGCGGGCGGGCGGCGCGGTCGCGAACATCGTCCTCAGCGCGCTGTTCATATTCGGCTTCGGCTGGGGCGTCGAGGGGGCCGCGACCGGCACCGTCCTCTCGAACGTCCTCGCGGTCGCGGGCTTCACGCTCGGTCTCGTCCGCGGGAGCGCCCCGCTGATCGGGGAGTTCCCGGTCGAGATCGACCCGACGGGCACGTACGTGAACCCAGACATGCTCCGTGACCTCGTCGAGATCGGCGTGCCCGTCGGCGCGCGCAACCTCGTGTGGACGGCCGCGGAGTTCCCAATGCTCGCCATCCTCGACGTGTTCGGTGAGAACACCGTTGCGGCGTTCGTCATCGCCCGCCGCATCTGGGGGATCATGAACGCCCCCGGCTGGGGGTTCGGCCTCGCCTCCTCCAGCCTGGTCGGCCAGGAACTCGGCGTCGAACGCCCCGACGAGGCGGAGGCGTACGCCCGCGACATCATCCGCTTCTCGGCCGCGACGTACGCCGTCTCCGCGGTGCTGATCGCCGTCTTCGCGACCCAAATCGTCTCGCTGTTCGCCCAGTCGCCGAACAGCCCGGAGATACCGATCGCCGTGAACCTCGTGTACGCGGCCTGCGCGGCCGTGATCTTTCAGGGCGTCTCCGGCGGAGCGGCCGGCCCGCTCGACGCCGCCGGCGACACGAAAATACCGTTCGCGAGCCAGTTCCTCGGGATGTTCTGCGTGTCGATCCCGCTCGCGTACGTGGGCGCTCACGACGCGACGCCGGGGATAACGGTTCCCGAAATCCTGACCGTCCCGGCGGTAGAGGTCCCGCTCGTCGGGGTCACGATACAGGCGACGGAGATCCCGTTCGTCGGGTTCACGGTCCCGGAGGTCGCGCTCCCCGCAATCGGGCTGTGGGGGCTGTACCTCGCCTTCATGGCCGAGACGACGATCCCGGCGACGATCAACTACCTGCGCTTCCGCTCGGGCAAGTGGAAGAAGATTAGCGAGGCGTACCGCCCCGAGCAGACCGCGGACGACTGA
- the arcS gene encoding archaeosine synthase subunit alpha yields MTDYFEVHERDGAARLGEVRLADPVTTPAIADPFLDDAGSLWAGDREVPDGDETALTVFPHRSFPAGTRDEVRESFAVDHPDAAFPSAAVVDSEGARDLGADAYLLSDAKGFVGHGEAFRDAIVRAKAALPPDAAFGLSGVATPRNAALLAYAGVDLVDETLARTKGTQGMYLTADAEHFLEDLDELPCACPACANPRSEFTRADCADHNVNALRAELRRVRERIRSGRLRDYVEGQARHEGWLTAAFREFDDQWAYLEERTPLMRDAEVTAASAETLDRVEIRRFADRVTSRYRNGFSDQPLVLVPCSATKPYSDSQSHRQFHDAIKWRGHTVSMTSPIGVVPQELETTYPAQHYDAVVTGDWSEDEIEFVAEVLRRYLERNDYSRVVAHVPEDGYREICERVERNPEVDAEFEYTCVDHPTTDESLSELNAALQGEPAYSKREREHNTVKALADYLLGDGAGDDLFGGGAADGSAGDGDGIKTTGRYPKLQVWGDDSDAGREGEPGEQLATMVPQYGTLSFTLAGARRWVASDAPTKRVEIDGFVPHGSVLAPGVVDADDDIRVGDEVAIEGPKAFAVGRAEMSGPEMVVSTRGVASEVRHVDEK; encoded by the coding sequence ATGACCGACTACTTCGAGGTCCACGAGCGCGACGGCGCCGCCCGCCTCGGGGAGGTCCGCCTCGCCGACCCCGTCACGACGCCGGCGATCGCGGACCCGTTCCTCGACGACGCCGGGAGCCTGTGGGCCGGCGACCGCGAGGTGCCCGACGGCGACGAGACCGCGCTGACGGTGTTCCCGCACCGGTCGTTCCCGGCCGGCACGCGCGACGAGGTGCGCGAGTCGTTCGCGGTCGACCACCCCGACGCGGCGTTCCCCTCCGCGGCGGTCGTCGACAGCGAGGGCGCGCGCGACCTCGGCGCCGACGCGTACCTCCTGTCGGACGCGAAGGGGTTCGTCGGGCACGGCGAGGCGTTCCGGGACGCGATCGTTCGGGCGAAGGCGGCGCTGCCGCCGGACGCAGCGTTCGGACTCTCCGGCGTCGCGACGCCGCGAAACGCCGCGCTCCTCGCGTACGCCGGAGTCGACCTCGTCGACGAGACGCTCGCCCGGACGAAAGGGACACAGGGGATGTACCTCACCGCCGACGCGGAACACTTCCTCGAAGACCTCGACGAGCTGCCGTGCGCCTGCCCGGCCTGCGCGAATCCCCGGAGCGAGTTCACGCGCGCCGACTGCGCCGACCACAACGTCAACGCGCTCCGCGCCGAACTCCGCCGGGTCCGCGAGCGGATCCGGAGCGGTCGCCTCCGGGACTACGTCGAGGGCCAGGCGCGCCACGAGGGGTGGCTCACGGCCGCGTTTCGCGAGTTCGACGACCAGTGGGCCTATCTGGAGGAGCGGACGCCGCTCATGCGCGACGCGGAGGTGACGGCGGCGAGCGCCGAGACGCTCGACCGCGTCGAGATCCGCCGGTTCGCGGACCGCGTCACGAGCCGGTACCGGAACGGCTTTTCCGACCAGCCGCTCGTGTTGGTGCCCTGCTCGGCGACGAAACCGTACAGCGACTCCCAGAGCCACCGACAGTTCCACGACGCGATCAAGTGGCGCGGCCACACCGTCTCGATGACCTCGCCTATCGGGGTGGTCCCGCAGGAACTGGAGACGACCTACCCCGCCCAACACTACGACGCGGTCGTCACCGGCGACTGGAGCGAAGACGAGATCGAGTTCGTCGCCGAGGTCCTCCGCCGGTATCTGGAGCGCAACGACTACTCCCGGGTCGTCGCGCACGTCCCGGAGGACGGCTACCGCGAGATCTGCGAGCGCGTCGAACGCAACCCCGAGGTCGACGCCGAGTTCGAGTACACCTGCGTCGACCACCCGACCACCGACGAGTCGCTCAGCGAGCTGAACGCCGCCTTACAGGGCGAGCCGGCGTACAGCAAGCGCGAGCGCGAGCACAACACGGTGAAGGCCCTCGCGGACTACCTGCTCGGTGACGGCGCTGGCGACGACCTCTTCGGCGGCGGCGCGGCGGACGGGAGCGCGGGCGACGGCGACGGGATCAAGACCACCGGTCGGTATCCCAAGCTCCAGGTGTGGGGCGACGATTCGGACGCCGGCCGCGAGGGCGAGCCGGGCGAGCAGCTGGCGACGATGGTCCCCCAGTACGGCACCCTCTCTTTCACCCTCGCCGGCGCGCGACGCTGGGTCGCGAGCGACGCGCCGACGAAACGGGTCGAGATCGACGGGTTCGTGCCGCACGGCTCCGTGCTCGCGCCCGGCGTCGTCGACGCGGACGACGACATCCGCGTCGGCGACGAGGTCGCGATCGAGGGGCCGAAGGCGTTCGCGGTCGGTCGCGCGGAGATGTCCGGCCCGGAGATGGTCGTGTCGACTCGGGGGGTCGCGAGCGAGGTTAGACACGTCGACGAGAAGTAG
- a CDS encoding pyridoxamine 5'-phosphate oxidase family protein: MDPTGPWDRERVDEFLADARVPVRLGCRTPTDRPWIVSLWFSWDPDAGDDTDRPSGAIRCATGATADLVEFVGHDDQVSFDVSTNDPPYKGVRGRGRATVAPDEDKRLLRSLLTEYLGGVDNPTGERLLRPEREEVEIRVEPERLHTWDYTDRMEPADE; this comes from the coding sequence ATGGACCCGACCGGCCCGTGGGACCGCGAGCGCGTCGACGAGTTTCTCGCAGACGCCCGCGTCCCGGTCCGACTCGGTTGTCGCACGCCGACCGACCGCCCGTGGATCGTCTCGCTGTGGTTCTCGTGGGACCCCGACGCGGGCGACGACACCGATCGCCCGAGCGGCGCGATCCGCTGTGCGACGGGCGCGACCGCCGACCTCGTGGAGTTCGTCGGACACGACGACCAGGTCTCCTTCGACGTGTCGACGAACGATCCGCCGTACAAGGGCGTCCGCGGACGCGGTCGCGCGACGGTGGCCCCCGACGAGGACAAGCGACTCCTGCGGTCGCTCCTGACCGAGTACCTCGGCGGGGTCGACAACCCGACCGGCGAGCGGCTGCTCCGCCCGGAACGCGAGGAGGTCGAGATCCGGGTCGAACCGGAGCGGCTCCACACCTGGGACTACACCGACCGGATGGAACCGGCCGACGAGTGA
- a CDS encoding amidohydrolase has product MSALDDDEYRAFRRELHRHPEPAWREFYTTARIVEALRERDLTALHVGPDALATEERLNVPNDDELAEWETQARDAGADPEIVDQLSGGYTGCVAVAERGDGPVVGLRVDIDGLPITESEAGDHVPAGEGFRSEHGGFMHACGHDAHATMGLGALDAVLDSDFSGTLKVFFQPGEEQVAGGKPMAESGHLDDIDYLYAVHVGLDHPSGEIVCGVEGFLAVRHLLAEFEGEPAHAGARPEQGRNAVQAMAAAVQNLYAIPRHADGPTRVNAGLVGGGTATNIIPEETYIEGELRGQTTELADYMSDHADRILDSAAEMHDCEVEVSTLGEAPSATSDDALAGLVRESAGDVAGVTSIVDSDDLGGSEDATYLMNRVQERGGLACYLGVGTDHPGGHHTSDFDVVEGDIAVGIDVIAGAIRRVAETRP; this is encoded by the coding sequence ATGAGCGCTCTTGACGACGACGAGTACCGCGCGTTCCGCCGCGAACTCCACCGCCACCCCGAGCCGGCGTGGCGCGAGTTCTACACCACCGCCCGCATCGTCGAGGCCCTCCGCGAGCGGGACCTGACGGCGCTCCACGTCGGTCCCGACGCGCTGGCGACCGAGGAGCGGCTGAACGTCCCCAACGACGACGAGCTGGCCGAGTGGGAGACGCAGGCCCGCGACGCGGGCGCGGACCCCGAAATCGTCGACCAGCTCTCGGGTGGCTACACCGGCTGCGTCGCGGTCGCCGAGCGCGGCGACGGTCCCGTGGTCGGCCTGCGCGTCGACATCGACGGCCTCCCGATCACGGAGTCGGAGGCGGGCGACCACGTCCCGGCCGGGGAAGGGTTCCGCTCCGAACACGGGGGGTTCATGCACGCCTGCGGTCACGACGCCCACGCGACGATGGGACTCGGTGCGCTCGACGCCGTCCTCGACTCAGACTTCTCCGGCACGCTGAAGGTGTTCTTCCAGCCGGGCGAGGAGCAGGTCGCCGGCGGCAAGCCGATGGCCGAGTCCGGCCACCTCGACGACATCGACTACCTCTACGCGGTCCACGTCGGTCTGGATCACCCCTCCGGCGAGATCGTCTGCGGCGTCGAGGGGTTCCTCGCGGTGCGACACCTGCTCGCTGAGTTCGAGGGCGAACCGGCCCACGCCGGCGCGCGGCCCGAGCAGGGCCGGAACGCGGTCCAGGCGATGGCGGCGGCGGTCCAGAACCTCTACGCCATCCCGCGGCACGCCGACGGGCCGACGCGGGTGAACGCGGGCCTCGTCGGGGGCGGCACCGCGACGAACATCATCCCCGAGGAGACGTACATCGAGGGCGAGCTTCGGGGACAGACGACGGAACTCGCGGACTACATGTCCGACCACGCCGACCGGATCCTGGACTCGGCCGCGGAGATGCACGACTGCGAGGTCGAGGTGTCGACGCTCGGTGAGGCGCCCAGCGCGACGAGCGACGACGCGCTCGCCGGTCTCGTCCGGGAGTCCGCCGGCGACGTCGCCGGCGTCACGAGCATCGTCGACAGCGACGACCTCGGCGGCTCCGAGGACGCGACGTACCTGATGAACCGCGTTCAGGAGCGGGGCGGACTCGCCTGTTACCTCGGCGTCGGCACCGACCACCCCGGCGGTCACCACACCAGCGACTTCGACGTGGTCGAGGGCGACATCGCGGTCGGCATCGACGTGATCGCTGGTGCGATCCGGCGCGTGGCCGAGACGCGGCCGTAG